A window of Roseateles sp. XES5 genomic DNA:
CGTGCCCTTCTACGGCTTCGGCGTCATGTGCCTCGACCATCCCGAGGTGCAGGCCATGGTCAGCCGCATCGAGGACCGCAAGGTCATCACCTATGGCGAGAATCCGCAGGCGGACGTGCGCTTCGGAAATATCCGCATGGACGGCGCGACGTCCGTCTTCGACGTGGAAATCCGCCGCCGCCGCACCGGCCAGGTGATTTCGCTGAAGGACCTGCGTCTGCCGATGCCGGGCCGTCACAACGTGTCCAACGCAACCGCCGCCATCGCCGTCGCCCAGCGCCTCGGCATCGCGCCGGAGGCCATTGCCAAGGGGCTGGCGAGCTTCGGCGGTGTCAAGCGCCGCTTCACGCTGACCGGTAGCTGGAACGGCGTGAACGTCTATGACGACTACGGCCACCATCCCGTCGAGATCAAGGCCGTGCTGCGTGCGGCGCGCGAAGCCTGCGCGGGCCGAATCATCGCCGTGCACCAGCCGCACCGCTACAGCCGGGTCGCGAGCCTCTTCGAAGAGTTCGCCGGCTGCTTCAACGATGCCGACACGATCCTGATCGCGCCGATCTACGCGGCCGGCGAGGATGCCATCGACGGCGTGAGCGCGGAAGAACTGGTTTCCCGCATCAAGTCCGGCGGCCATCGCGACGCCCGGTTCCTTTCCTCGCCGGAAGCATTGGCGGGGATCGTCGCCGGCATTGCAAAACCCGGCGATTTCGTGGTTCTCTTGGGGGCTGGCAGCATCACGCATTGGGCGCTGGCGTTGCCCGGTGAATTGACAGGCATTTCGGGACAGGTGGCATGAAGACGGTTGATGGGGCAAAACTTCTGGCGTCGTTGGGCGAGGGCATCAAGGAGGTCCGCGGCCGCCTGACGCCGGATGCGCCGATGGACCGCGTGACGTGGTTCCGTGCCGGCGGCCTTGCCGAGCTGATGTTCCATCCCCACGATGTCGACGACCTCGTGGCCTTCCTGAAGCTGGTGCCGGAAGAGGTGCCGCTGACGGTGACGGGCGTCGGCTCGAACCTTCTGGTGCGCGATGGGGGCATTCCCGGCATCGTCATCCGCCTTTCGGCCAAGGGCTTCGGCGATGTCGAGCTGGCCGGCGACAACCGCATCAAGGCCGGCGCCATCTGCCCGGACAAGAACATCGCCGCCATGGCGCTCGATCACGGCATCGCCGGCTTCGAATTCTATTACGGCATTCCCGGCTCCATCGGCGGTGCGCTGCGCATGAATGCCGGCGCCAATGGCGGTGAGACGAAGGACCTTGTCCTGGAAGTCCACGCCGTCGACCGCAAGGGCAACCAGCACGTGCTCAGCAATGCGGACATGGGC
This region includes:
- the murC gene encoding UDP-N-acetylmuramate--L-alanine ligase, which encodes MKMPQSIGLVHFIGIGGIGMSGIAEVLHNLGHRVQGSDQADSANVQRLRDKGIEVFVGHKAENLGDAEVVVVSTAIKKSNPELIAAREKLLPVVRRAEMLAELMRFRNAIAIGGTHGKTTTTSMVATLLDAGGLDPTVINGGIINAYGTNARMGEGEWMVVEADESDGTFLKLPADVAIVTNIDPEHLDHYGSFDAVRAAFRQFVENVPFYGFGVMCLDHPEVQAMVSRIEDRKVITYGENPQADVRFGNIRMDGATSVFDVEIRRRRTGQVISLKDLRLPMPGRHNVSNATAAIAVAQRLGIAPEAIAKGLASFGGVKRRFTLTGSWNGVNVYDDYGHHPVEIKAVLRAAREACAGRIIAVHQPHRYSRVASLFEEFAGCFNDADTILIAPIYAAGEDAIDGVSAEELVSRIKSGGHRDARFLSSPEALAGIVAGIAKPGDFVVLLGAGSITHWALALPGELTGISGQVA
- the murB gene encoding UDP-N-acetylmuramate dehydrogenase, with the translated sequence MKTVDGAKLLASLGEGIKEVRGRLTPDAPMDRVTWFRAGGLAELMFHPHDVDDLVAFLKLVPEEVPLTVTGVGSNLLVRDGGIPGIVIRLSAKGFGDVELAGDNRIKAGAICPDKNIAAMALDHGIAGFEFYYGIPGSIGGALRMNAGANGGETKDLVLEVHAVDRKGNQHVLSNADMGYSYRHSNASKDLIFTHAVFQGQAGDKEEIRGKMDAVRQHRETVQPIREKTGGSTFKNPEGHSAWKLIDEAGCRGVMIGGAQMSPMHCNFMINTGQATGYELEYLGETVRSRVLEHSGIMLQWEIKRLGNFMPGYEVKEFLGRATA